The window TGAGTCCCAATTCTGGCATGGGCGGATATTCCGGATTTACCCTAAAGGGTTTTTTAATAAAATTTTTTAATCTTGCTAAATCTCCCTTATATTTAGGCAAAACTTCCCTTAAAGGTGGACCAACCTCTTTACTCTTAAAGTAATGACAAGAAACACAGTAATTTTCGTAAATAACTTTACCTTCCTGTTTTTCTTCTTTTGGCTCTACTAAGGCTACTTTTTCCTCAACTTTAACTTCTATAGGTTTTAAAGAAGAAAATTCTTTACTTATATGAATAAATGCAGAAATATCTCTTAAAGTATAAGTTGGAAATAGAAAAATAAGGACGTAAAAAAGTTTTATAAGTTTAGTCCTCAATTTCAGTATATGAAAACTGATGAATAGAAATATTAAGGATGCGACTGTTAAGTTGAGATAGGATTCAGTTAAAAGGAGATTTGAGAATGAGATTGTGTCCAAAAAGTAAACTGTTAAAGATACTAAAAAAATAAGGTACAAAATAATAAGCTGTATATAAGAAAATTAGAATAGAGAGAAACTTTGTAAGGATTACAAAAAGGCTTAAAACGTTGTTAAAAGAAAGAGTGTATTCGAGCTTTTTTGGCAAAAAGTACACAATGATAGAAGAGGAAAAAAAGAGGATTGATATAATAAAAAGAACATGAGGTATTTTTCTGTTATATAAATTTTTTAATCTGAGCGAAAGGTACGAAATTAAATAAAGAAAAAAGTTAAAGTTTTTATAATTCGTGAACAAATATAAAAGTATGATTAAGTTTAAATTTAAAATTAAAAAGATTACAGTTTCAAATATTAAGTTTAAAAGTATTCTCCTGTTTTCCAAAAGATAGATGATAAATGCAAAAAAAGAAATAAAGACTGAGACGTACGCAATTATTAAAGAAAACTTTAAAATGTTGAAAACCTCAGTTGAAACTGTCATCTTGTAAAAATGATAACAAAAATTAAAGGAAAATTGTAAAGATAGAAAATAGCAGAAAATTTTTACTTCTTGTAACTCCAAAAAGAGGAAAACTTAAAGTGAAAAGCAATGTTCCAGCTACTGAGTTTAAAATTATTATCTTCACCTCCTTTTCACTAAAAACGTCCCCTATTGTTTTAAGGCCAGCTTTTTTATAGTCATCACTCATAATATAAGAAAGAAGCATAAAGTGGGGCATCTGCCACATAAAAAAGTAAAACGAAACTGAAACTATAGTAGGAGAAAAAATGTACCCCCTGCAGAAACCCAACCAATAAGCGGAGGTAAGGCACCAATTATAGAACCAGGTAAAAAAGCAAAGGGAGTCACTTTCTTTAACGGCGTATAAACAAAAATATAAATGAAAAAGGCTAAAAAAGAAAGTAAAAAGGGTAAAAATTTAAATTTTAAAAGTATTATGATAAGCCCCAAAGATATAAGAAAAATTGAGATAAAAAGGGCACTTTCAGGTGAAATATCACCTTTAACAATTGGACGGTTACAAGTTCTTCTCATCAACTTATCCTTTTCTCTCTCTAAATACTGATTAAGAGAAAGTGAACCAGAGGCTAAAAAGTAAAGTGGTATAAAAATTAAAAAAGTTCTTTTAGATCTTTACTTTTAAGATAATAACCCATAATTCCTGAAAGTGTTGAAAGTAAAGCAACTTTAAACTTTGTTAAATTAAGATAAACTCTTAAAAATTTCACTTTAAAGATTTAATAAATTCAAAAATTAACTTGAGCTCCTCATCTTTTAATTCATAGGGAGGCATTACATTTTCGTATCCCTTTCTTAACTTTTTTCAGGATACAGAATTGACTCTCTAATATAATCCTCATCAACGTATACTTCTATTTCTTTTCCCTCTGAAATAACTTTCACTTTTTGACCAATCAAATTTTTAAAAGAAGGTCCTGCTAATTCTGATCCATCAGTTGTGTGACAACTGAAACAACCATTTTCATCCATTAACTTTTTTGCCTTTTCTAAGATGTTAGCCTTAGCTATAATTTCTTCTTTTTCCTCCGCTATGGGCTTTTCCTCTTTTTTTCTTCTTCCTCCTTTATTTTTGAATAAAACTTTTCTTCAGGTAAAACAATTACCTTAGTGATCATATAGGAATGAAAATCTCCACAGTACTCGGCACAAAATAAATCATAGGTACCTGTGTCCTTTGGGATAAGTGAAATGTAAGTTTTATAGCCTGGAACAAGGTCCTCTTTAATTCTAAAGGCCGGTATGTAAAGGGAGTGAATTACGTCATTAGATTTCATCTCTAACAGGGCTGGTTTGTTTAAAATAAGATAGAGAGTATCATCCTTAAATCCATTTTCATATTCAAAACTCCAGGACCACATCTTTCCAATTACTTTAACTTTGTACGCATCAGGATGAATATATCTCATTTTTTTAAAGACAATAAAACCATAGTAAAACATTAAAAGAACAATCACTGTAGGTACAAAAACCCATATTATCTCTAAAATAACATTATCCTTAACATCTTCAGCAACCTTGTTTTTAGAGCTTCTATATTTGAAAATAAAAAGTATCATTAGGAAGGTAATAATAAAAAGAAGGACAAAACCTATTCCGCCTATAAACAGAAAGACATTATTTACATCTTTTGTAAAGTTGCTCATTTTAGATTAAACCTAAAGGGATAATCTGAAAATAAAAGTAAAAGAATAATTGTGAAAGAGAAAATTGAAAATAGGAGCATTATTTTGAAAATTCTATCTTCATATTTAAGGTGCATAAAAAAAGTAAAACAAGGGTGGATTTAAAACCTGCAATTTTTATAGTGATAACTATTGAGGGAATAGGGAATTCAACAAAAGATACAGTTACAGTTAAAATAGTGAGTATTACAAAAGAAAGCCAAGTTAAAAAGTAAACTAAATATCCATTTTCCCTACTTTTCATTTTTATCTACCAATTAAATAAAAAGGGGAAAATAAAGATCCAAACAATATCTACAAAGTGCCAGTATAAACCAGCGTTGAAAAGTTTTGTAGTATCAATCTTTTTAAATTTAGCGCATTTTCCTCTAATTTAACGTTTATACTTATTTTTTTACATTTTTATCTATCAAGATACCTACGATTTCTTTTCCTCTTAGATTTTCAATTTCAGATCCCCAAAGCAAAATTTTTATTCATGGTTCCTTTATGTAAATAAGTAAAATAAAAAAGAAAACAAAGACTCCTATCACAACATGAAGTCCATGTATACCTGTTATTACATAGTATAAGTTATAAAAGGCAGCAGGACCACTTGCCTTTGATAAAAGAGCTTGTGAACCTGGATAGATTCCCTTTATAAATTTTGCTTTCCATTCAAAATACTTATTAACAAGAAATAAAGTAGCAAGAATTATTGTAATAACTAAAAATATGAGGGATTCCCTTTTTTACCCCTTTCAAGAGCTGCTATAGAAAGTGCGACAGTTAAACTGCTTGTTAACAGAATTAAGGTATTTACTAGTCCAAAGCCAAGACTTAGTTTCTTAGAACCTTCTAAGAATTCTTTTGGAAAAGAGAACCTATAAACTGAATAAAAAAGAAATAGGGGGCCAAAAAACAGAAGTTCAGAAAAGAGAAAAAGCCACATCCCCATCTTGGCACCTGTTACATCTTTATGAAGGTGTCCCGTATGTGATAAGGCTTTTTCCATTTTAAGTTAACTTAATTATAAGATAAGATTTTTTCTCTTATTTTCTTAAAATCATAGGGGTCAGAGGGTGCAACAACCTCAAAATTAAAGTTCTCGTGTGGCGGCGGTGAGGGTATAGTCCACTCGAGCGTGACACCTCCCCAAGGATTATCGGGTGCCTTTTCTCCCTTAAATAAATGATAGATAAAGTTAAAGACCATTAGATAAATGCCTGGAACCAATATAAAGGCTCAAATTGTTGAAATAAACTGAAGGGGTTCATACTGAGGTAAGTAATCAAAGTATCTTCTTGGCATACCCTGGATACCTAATATAAATTTGGGAAAATAAAGTAAATTGAAGCCTATAAAAATGAGGAAGAAATAAAACTTTGCAAGTTTTTCATTATACATTTTACCAAACATTTTAGGATACCAGTAGTGAAGGGCAGAAAAAAATGCAAAGCCTACTCCACCAAACATCGTATAGTGGAAGTGACCAACAACAAAATAGGTGTCATGTATATGTAAATCTGTTGCAAGAGCACCATTAATTAACCCAGATAAACCACCTATTGAGAAGAGAAATATAAAGGCCAGGGCAAAAAGTAAAGGAGATTTTAAATCTATGGAGCCCTTATATAAGGTGGCGACCCAATTAAAAACTTTAACACCTGAAGGGACAGCAACAAGAAACGTCAAAAGTGAAAAGATTATCCTAGCAAAATCCGCCATACCACTTGTGAACATATGGTGCCCCCAAACTAAATATCCTATAAAGGCGATAGCAATAGAAGAAAGAGCTATTGGTTTATATCCCGATATTCTCCTTTTTACAAAAGTTGGTATTATCTCTGAAATTAAACCCATTGCAGGCAGTATCATTATGTATACGGCAGGGTGTGAGTAAATCCAGAAAATATGTTGGAACATAAGAGGATCTCCTCCACGCGCGGGGTCAAAAATACCAACGTTAAAAATTCTTTTAATAATAACTAAAAATAAAATAAGGCCAACGATAGGAGTGGCAATAACTTGTATCCAAGAAGTTGAGTATATTGCCCAAACAAAAAGAGGCAGGTTAAACCACTTGAAATTTTTAGCTCTTAATCTGTAAATTGTGGCGATAAAGTTAAGACCTGTTAAAGTTGAGGAAAAACCTATTATAAAGGCAGATAGGGCAGCTAAGTGGGCGTTTGTCCCTGTTTTTAAACTGTAGGGAGCATAAAAGGTCCAACCTGTATCTGCAAATCCCTTACCTGTATGGAGTGATATTAGGGCTACTATTCCGCCTGTTAAGAATATCCACCATGACAAGAGATTTAACTTAGGAAAGGCAACATCCCTTGCTCCTATAAGTATCGGTAAAAAGAAGTTTCCCATTATAGCAGGGATAACAGGTATAACAAATAGAAATATCATCATAACACCATGTAGTGTAAAAAGTTGATTGTATGTTCTTAAGTCAAAGATCTGTTTGCCTGCTTTCATTAGTTCAATTCTCATTAGTAGACCGATTAAAACAGCAGTTAGGAAGAATACAGAGATAGTAACAAGATAAAGTATTGCTATTCTTTTATGATCTGTTGAGAAGATCCAGGCAAAGATACCTTTGAATCTCGATAATTCGCTGTAGTAGGGCTTTTAGTTATTCATCTATTTCTCCTTTTGTCCGATTTGACCCAAAAGGCTAAAAATATAGCAAAGGATATTACGAAAATAATGGAGAAAATCATAAAGACTTTAATAAAGTTAAAGACATATTTTCTTCCCTTAGGGTCGTAGCTAAGGCAAAACTTTGTGGCTTTAACTCTTATACTGCCGAGTTTACCCTCAGAGGTTTCGTGGATAGCAAGTTCAAGTTCAAGCGGCAAAAAGCTTGGTCCGTATATATACCTTGTAATTTTCAAATTAGGGGAAACAAATACAAACACAGAGGGGTGTACAAATGCTCCGTTAACTTTCTTAAATTTAAAACCTATAGATTCAACTAATTTGTAAAGGTTTATAGAATCTTTTAAAATTAGAGTTTTAAGGCCTTCGCCGTAGGGATTATCTTTTAAAGAGAGAAGATGTTCTCTTTCAAAAATTTTAAGATCGTTTAGGTTTTCATTTTGATCAAAGCTGAAAAATATAGCGTAGTAGTCTTTTTGAGGTTTAAAGGAAATTTTTTCGTGATTTTTCAGAAATTCGTGAACTATTAAGGGGCAAATCATTTTACATTTGAAAAATATAGGGATGAGAACTAAAGGTTTTTTATCACTTAGTAAATAACTTAGTGTAAACTCTTTGCCCTCTGAATCTATAAAGAGAGTCTCCGGGGGAACGTAAGATTCTATCTTTTCCTCGACTCCTACTGTTTCACTATAGAAAAAAGATTCATCAAGATAAAAAACATAGTTTAATTATCTTCTAAATTTAGAATAGAACAAAATTTGTATTTATTATAATACTACAATAATTTTAAAAAATCAAGGTAATAATTTAGATTTATTATTTTTTGAAAAAGATCGTTTTTATGTAATAAAATTTCAAAAGGAGGTTTATTATGGTAAAAGCTTTTATTCTTGTTAATGTAGAAGCAAGTAAGCATATGGAAGTTCTCGAAAACGTAAGGAAGATTAAAGGTGTCCATGAAGCACATCTTGTTACAGGGCTTCATGATTTAATACTTTATGTTTCTGCTGATGACTTAAAATCCTTAGGTTCTCTTATAGTTAATG is drawn from Candidatus Hydrothermales bacterium and contains these coding sequences:
- the coxB gene encoding cytochrome c oxidase subunit II → MSNFTKDVNNVFLFIGGIGFVLLFIITFLMILFIFKYRSSKNKVAEDVKDNVILEIIWVFVPTVIVLLMFYYGFIVFKKMRYIHPDAYKVKVIGKMWSWSFEYENGFKDDTLYLILNKPALLEMKSNDVIHSLYIPAFRIKEDLVPGYKTYISLIPKDTGTYDLFCAEYCGDFHSYMITKVIVLPEEKFYSKIKEEEEKKRKSP
- a CDS encoding UbiA family prenyltransferase — translated: MFIPLYFLASGSLSLNQYLEREKDKLMRRTCNRPIVKGDISPESALFISIFLISLGLIIILLKFKFLPFLLSFLAFFIYIFVYTPLKKVTPFAFLPGSIIGALPPLIGWVSAGGTFFLLL
- a CDS encoding Lrp/AsnC ligand binding domain-containing protein → MVKAFILVNVEASKHMEVLENVRKIKGVHEAHLVTGLHDLILYVSADDLKSLGSLIVNEIQKINGVQRTITCIALD
- a CDS encoding c-type cytochrome, producing the protein MRTKLIKLFYVLIFLFPTYTLRDISAFIHISKEFSSLKPIEVKVEEKVALVEPKEEKQEGKVIYENYCVSCHYFKSKEVGPPLREVLPKYKGDLARLKNFIKKPFRVNPEYPPMPELGLSDRKIDLVVIYIMEDLKKYTE